The nucleotide sequence CGGACGTGCACGTCGACCGTGCGGGTGCCCCCGAAGTAGTCGTAGCCCCAGACCTCCTGCAACAGGTGGGACCGGGAGAACACCCGACCCGGGTGCTGGGCGAGGAACTTCAGCAGCTCGAACTCCTTGTAGGTCAGGTCGAGCGTGTTGGTCTTGAGTCGGGCGGTGTAGGTGGATTCCTCGATCGTCAGGTCGCCCACCTTGACCAGTCCGGGCTCGCCGTCGACAACCGCACTGCGGCGGGCCAGGGCGAGTCGCAAGCGGGCGTCGACCTCGGCCGGCCCGGCCGTGTCGAGAAGGACGTCGTCGACCGACCAGTCCGCCGACAACGCGACCAACCCACCTTCCTTGAGGACGGCGATCATCGGGAGGGAAAGCTCAGCGGTGGCAAGCACCTTGGCGAACGCGCGGGCACCGGCCAGGTTGAAGCGGGCGTCGATCAGCACCGCGTCGGCGGTGGTGGACAGCAAGGGGCTGACGTCGAATTCGGAGACGGTGACCTGGTGGCCGAGCAAGCCGAGCGCGGGAAGCACCTCGGTGGTCGGCTGGGCGGCGGTGGTGAGCAGGACGAGGTCCATGATTCCTCCCGGCGGGGTGGAGCGATGGGGCTGGTCGAACGCCATTGTCCGCTGACACCTGCGAAGATGAGGCTTGTGGGGCACAAACCGGTCAACCTCGTCTCCTCAGACGCTGTAAGCCTTACCGCTCACTATTACGAAGGTGTTTCCGGCGGTATTTCCTATCTGCTAGGTCACGGTTTCACCGGCTCCGCTTTACAGGACCGCGTGAGAGCGCTATCAGAGCGGCTTCACGAGGCGGGTGCCACGGTCCTGGCCCTGGATTTCCGGGGGCATGGAGGCTCGTCCGGCCGGTCGACGGTTGGTGTGGACGAAGTTCGGGACGTGTCCGCGGGCGTGGCCTGGCTCCGCACGCACCGTCCCGATGCGGCCGTGGTCACACTCGGCTTTTCGATGGGTGCCTCGGTCGTCCTGCGACACGCGGCGGCCGCCACGGCGGGTCCGGCGGGTCCAGCGGGTCCGGCGGGTCCAGCGGATGCGGCGGGAGCGGCAGTCGCGGCGGGTCCGGCCGGTGCGGCGGGTGCGGCGGGTGCGGCGGGTGCGGCGGGTGCGGCGGGTGATCGTCCGGACGCGGTCATTGCCGTCAGCGGTCCCGGGCGCTGGTACGAACGCGGCACTGTGCCGATGCGGCGGGTGCACCTCGGCGTCGAGACGCGGCTCGGACGGCTCGCGCTGCGATACGCCTTCAGGACGCGGGTGGGCGGCGGCTGGGATCTGTTGCCCGTATCGCCGGTGGAAGTGGTGGGCGCCGTCGACGTCCCCTTGCTGATCGTGCACGGCGACGCCGACCCGTACTTCGGCCTTGAGCATCCACGCATGCTGGCCGCGTCGGCCCCCGCGGCCGAGCTGTGGATCGAGCCCGGCATGGGCCACGCCGAAACGGCCACGAACGCCGACCTGCTGGCGCGCATTCATCGCTGGGCGGTGTCGGCGGTGTCGGCGGCGGGATCAGCGGCGGGAGCTGCGGCGGGATCTGCGTCCGGATCTGCGGCGGGAGCTGCGGCGGGGTGCTCGCCCGAGTCTGGGACGATGGCCCGATGACGACAGGGATGCGGACATGACGGACCCGGTCTCCGACGCTGGTGTGCTCGACCCGGTTCCGCTGGCGAGCACTTCCACCGGACGCCTGGCCCAGATTCCGCTGGCTGTGGTGACCCTGCTGGCCGGTGGCCTCCTGATGGGCGGGTCGTACCTGGGCACCGTCGGATTGCTCGTCGCGGTCGCCGTGGTCCAGGCCGCTCTCGTGGCCAGCTGGGTCCTCGGCGCCGGGTTGCCGGGGCGCATCGGCGCGGTGCTGCTCGGCGTTGCGGCCTCCGCAGCCACCGACGCCGCCGTCGTGCACTGGAACAGCAGCGGCTACGAGCCGGTCCTCGGTGTGCTGGGAGTGGCCCTGCCGGCCATGTTCGTCCACCAACTGGCCCGCGGGGTCGTCCGCACGCGGGTGGTGGAGTCGCTGTCCGACATCACGGTGCTGCTGCTGGCGGTGTGCGCGATCGGCGGCCTGCTCCTGCTGCGCTATCAGGCCAACGGGGACAAGACGGTGCTCGCGGTCGTCGGTGCCACGACCGCCGCCCTCGTGGTCTGCCATCTCGGGGACGCGGTCCTGCCGGCGCCGCGATTCGATCCGCAGGTCGACCGGGGCCTGCCCGCGGTCGTGCTCGGCGTGATCGCCGGTGGTGCTGTCGGGGCGCTGGTGCTCGGCGACATCATCGACTTCCAGGGCGGCCGGGCATTGTTCGCCGGCGCCGCCATCGGCGCGGTGGCCTGCCTGCTTTCGGTCGGGGCGAGTTTCGCGTGGGTCCACTCCACGCTGGTGCCGGCGCCGGCGGCGATTCCGGCCACCGAGGCCAACGCGGTGGCGACCCCGACACCGCCGGCCGCGGGTAGCGCGTCGGCGCAGGGCCCTGCGGCCGGCGCTGCCACCGGTCCGGTCGAAGCCGACGCGGACTCCGACGACGACGACGGCCCCGACGACGAGCTCGGCCGCCTTGACGTCCGGGCCTGGACGGGCGTGCCTCGCCTGCGTCCGGTCGCCGCCGCCCTGATCACGGTCGCCCTCACCGCACCTGCGGGGTATGTGCTGATGAATGCATTGGTGTCCTGATTCTGCGGATCTGAACGGGGCGGGAACGGCCCTCGTCGGTGCGCTACCCTTGGCCACATCATGCGCACGCAGCCCGTTTCGTCACGCCCGACGCCGTTGATGGCGCCGCTGCTGACGTCGCGCCGCGCGGTCGACCTCTGCCGGGTCGACAGCTGCCTGTGTCGAATGCGCTGACCGGGTAGTTTCAGCCGCCGCTCACGCAGGGCTCCGAACTGTCCCGCCGCATCCCGTCCTCGTGATCCGATGCGCAAATTCGCCGTGCCCGACCTGGTGGCAGGCACCCCTGTACGCCGTCCCCGTCAATCCCTGCTTTCCCACGTGAACTAGGAGAAAATCATGAGCCGCGCAGATGTGCTCGTCCCGGCCGACTGGGCCGAGGAAAACCTCAACTCCCCCGGTGTCGTGTTCGTCGAGGTCGACGAAGACACCTCCGCCTACGACGGCGGCCACATCGCCGGCGCCGTCAAGCTCGACTGGAAGACCGAGCTGCAGGACTCGGTGATCCGTGACTTCGTCTCCAAGGACAAGTTCGAGGCGCTGCTGTCGGCCAAGGGCATCTCCAATGACGACACCGTCGTGCTCTACGGCGGTAACAACAACTGGTTCGCCGCCTACGCCTACTGGTACTTCAAGCTCTACGGCCACGACTCGGTCAAGCTGCTCGACGGTGGCCGCAAGAAGTGGGAACTGGACGGCCGTGAACTGTCCAAGGACGAGGTCTCCCGTCCGGCCACCGACTACAAGGCCAAGGACCAGGATCTGTCGATCCGGGCCTTCCGTGACGAGACCATTGCGGCCATCGGCAACAAGAACCTGATCGACGTCCGCTCACCCGACGAGTTCTCGGGCAAGCTGCTGGCGCCGGCCCACCTTCCGCAGGAGCAGTCCCAGCGCGGCGGTCACATCCCCACCGCGTTGAACGTGCCGTGGTCCAAGGCCGCCAACGAGGACGGCACCTTCAAGTCCGACGACGACCTGCGCAAGCTCTACGTCGACGAGGCCGGGCTGGACACCGCCAAGGACACGATTGCGTACTGCCGGATCGGCGAGCGTTCCTCGCACACCTGGTTCGCCCTGCACGAGTTGCTCGGCGAGCAGAACGTCAAGAACTACGACGGCTCGTGGACCGAATACGGCTCGCTCGTCGGCGTCCCCATCGAGAAGGGCGTCTGAGCACCCGCCCCGCGGAGTGCCTCAGCGCGCGTCAGGACCTAGGAGAACGATATGTGCGGAGCCCCCGCCCAGACCCCCACGCTGCCCCCGCACGTGGACATCACCAAGGAAACCGTGATCTATGGAACGGTTTCCCTCGGCGACGCTCCGGTGCCGGCGGCCTACGTCCGGCTGCTGGACGGGACCGGCGAGTTCACGGCGGAGGTCGTCACCTCGGCCACCGGGGACTACCGGTTCTTCGCCGCTCCAGGCGAGTGGACGTTGTCGGTGCTGCACAAGGATGGGTCGGTCCGTAAGGCGGTCGTGGCCCTGGAGCCCGGCCTGATCGAGGTCCCGCTCACCATCAGCTGAGCCGCCCCCTCCCTCGGCTTCCCCCTCCCCCTCGGCTTTCGCGGCCCCCTCGGCTTTCGCGGCCCGAATACTCGATTTTTGCGGAATTTCTGAGTATCCGGGCCGCGAAAGGCGTCAGTAGACGAGGGCTTGGACGTCCGGGCGCATGATCTCCTCGACAAAGGTCGCGGCGCCGGCGATGCGGATCTTGTCGAGCACACCGGCCGGCTCGATCCCCCGACGCTGCGCGCATTGGGTGCATACCGTCAGCGTGCCGAGAGCGAGGATGGTGTCCCGCAGATCGGCCAGGGGCGCTGAGTGCGGCAGCTCGAACGACTCGGCACGCCCTGACACTCCGAACCAGGCGGCGTCTCCGGTAAGCCAGAGCGAAACCACCACGCCGGACGCCGCCGCGGTCGCAGCCACGGTGAACGCCTGCGCGCACCGCTCCGGTTCGTCGGCGCCGGCCGTGCATTTCACCACGAGGCTTCGTCCCGGATTCTCGGCCATCGGCCACTATCCTCTCTGCACATGGAACAGTTCTTCGTCATTGTGCTGATCCTGGGCGTGCTCGCGCTCGGCGGCCTGGCCGCGCTTGCGGTCACCAGGCTCGTCGGGGGTCAGCCTCGGTGACGCCTGATCCCATTGGACTGACCGACGGGGACGGTCCGAACAGGCCCGGCGGGCCCTCCGGCACTGGCGTTCCCTCCGGCACTGGCGTTCCCTCCGCGACCGGCGTTCCCTCGATCGCCGACACCACCGATCTGCGCTCCGGGCCGGAGATCAACGAAGCCCTGCTGGCGGTGTTGCCGCTGGTCGGGGAGTGGGCTGGCCACGGAACCGGGATCAAGCCCGCCAACGACGAACCGTTCGCCTATGCGCAGCGGATCAGTTTCGCCCATGATGGACGGCCCTTTCTGAGCTATTCATCGCACACCTGGCTGTTGTCCGAAACTGGCTCGGTGCTTCGCCCTGCCTTCCGGGAGCACGGATTCCTGCGCATGGGCCCGGGCGGTCCTGGTACGGACGAGCTGGAGTGGGTGATGTGCAGTGCCGCCGGCATCGTGTCGGTTTTCTCCGGACTGGCCGGTGACCGGCGCTGGGAGTTTGTGACCGGCGCCGTCGGCTTCACCCCGACGGCCAAGGCTGTGGCCGGCGAGCGCCGGTTGTACGCGTTGGTCGCGAGCACCTTGGCCTACGTTCAGGAGCTGGCGATCGAGCCGGAGCAGTTCCGGCCGCATCTGCAGGCCGAACTCGTCCGGGCCTGATTGGTTTTGCGTTGGCGTTGCCCTCGTTGCCCGCAACAAGGGCAACCTCAACGGGTGTGGGGACGCAACGAGGGCAACCTCAACGGGTGTGGGGCCGCAACAAGGGCAACCTCAACGGGTGTGGGGACGCAACGAGGGCAACCTCAACGGGTGTGGGAATGGGAAACCCCCGAGCCGGTCCACCGTGGACCTGTCGCCGATCGGACAAGCTCGGCGGCTCGGGGGCTGGAGGTTCTGCAGCTAGCGAACTAGCGGGCAGAATCCTCCTCGTGTGTCCGAGAGCTCATCAAGTTCTGGACCACCTCCTTTCCCATACGCAGAACACGGTACGACGGGACGGCCCGTAGTTCCAGCAGATTTCGCCCGAAGCGTGTCGAACCGCGTGCCGAGCCCCCCGGGCTGGCTGGATGCCGCCCTGGCGTGCCAGGTCAGAAGCCGGTGAAGGCCCTGATGCGGTCGGACAGGCCGGGGGTGTGCGGTAGCTGGATGCCGTCCAGGGTATGGATCCGGGCCGGACCGCGGCCGCTGGAGACGAGCCAGACTCCGTCGGTGGTGAGCAGCTCGTCTCTGCTTGCCAACGCATAGCGCGTGGGGAATCCGGAGGCTTCGGCCGCGGCGAACAAGG is from Jatrophihabitans telluris and encodes:
- a CDS encoding alpha/beta hydrolase translates to MRLVGHKPVNLVSSDAVSLTAHYYEGVSGGISYLLGHGFTGSALQDRVRALSERLHEAGATVLALDFRGHGGSSGRSTVGVDEVRDVSAGVAWLRTHRPDAAVVTLGFSMGASVVLRHAAAATAGPAGPAGPAGPADAAGAAVAAGPAGAAGAAGAAGAAGAAGDRPDAVIAVSGPGRWYERGTVPMRRVHLGVETRLGRLALRYAFRTRVGGGWDLLPVSPVEVVGAVDVPLLIVHGDADPYFGLEHPRMLAASAPAAELWIEPGMGHAETATNADLLARIHRWAVSAVSAAGSAAGAAAGSASGSAAGAAAGCSPESGTMAR
- a CDS encoding DsrE family protein, with product MAENPGRSLVVKCTAGADEPERCAQAFTVAATAAASGVVVSLWLTGDAAWFGVSGRAESFELPHSAPLADLRDTILALGTLTVCTQCAQRRGIEPAGVLDKIRIAGAATFVEEIMRPDVQALVY
- a CDS encoding FABP family protein; the encoded protein is MTPDPIGLTDGDGPNRPGGPSGTGVPSGTGVPSATGVPSIADTTDLRSGPEINEALLAVLPLVGEWAGHGTGIKPANDEPFAYAQRISFAHDGRPFLSYSSHTWLLSETGSVLRPAFREHGFLRMGPGGPGTDELEWVMCSAAGIVSVFSGLAGDRRWEFVTGAVGFTPTAKAVAGERRLYALVASTLAYVQELAIEPEQFRPHLQAELVRA
- a CDS encoding putative leader peptide; this encodes MAPLLTSRRAVDLCRVDSCLCRMR
- a CDS encoding sulfurtransferase → MSRADVLVPADWAEENLNSPGVVFVEVDEDTSAYDGGHIAGAVKLDWKTELQDSVIRDFVSKDKFEALLSAKGISNDDTVVLYGGNNNWFAAYAYWYFKLYGHDSVKLLDGGRKKWELDGRELSKDEVSRPATDYKAKDQDLSIRAFRDETIAAIGNKNLIDVRSPDEFSGKLLAPAHLPQEQSQRGGHIPTALNVPWSKAANEDGTFKSDDDLRKLYVDEAGLDTAKDTIAYCRIGERSSHTWFALHELLGEQNVKNYDGSWTEYGSLVGVPIEKGV
- a CDS encoding winged helix-turn-helix domain-containing protein, yielding MMDLVLLTTAAQPTTEVLPALGLLGHQVTVSEFDVSPLLSTTADAVLIDARFNLAGARAFAKVLATAELSLPMIAVLKEGGLVALSADWSVDDVLLDTAGPAEVDARLRLALARRSAVVDGEPGLVKVGDLTIEESTYTARLKTNTLDLTYKEFELLKFLAQHPGRVFSRSHLLQEVWGYDYFGGTRTVDVHVRRLRAKLGVEYEAMIGTVRNVGYKFVKPAEPGLRSRGADSSGNLMDAAGDDAELDEAMSNGVTATVQA
- a CDS encoding DUF1416 domain-containing protein, encoding MCGAPAQTPTLPPHVDITKETVIYGTVSLGDAPVPAAYVRLLDGTGEFTAEVVTSATGDYRFFAAPGEWTLSVLHKDGSVRKAVVALEPGLIEVPLTIS